The following are encoded in a window of Mycobacteroides chelonae CCUG 47445 genomic DNA:
- a CDS encoding MspA family porin has translation MITRLVATSFIVAMLGFVVAVPASAEPREMAPQSYSRTTRDGWQLQIRLDNERVNVVPNLAAATNSREAFITLSGTATASGGTNPITDSLFVIGYQLGCQSDVSSGLQLGGSAGIAPSVSLGVAPTPSVGVGGSAGVSGFVQTVVQPGVIVNLPMANMVLSHGGTGALDLDNVHVKADACGGDVTIRSFASLRASTETGHTEFAIYGDPIKI, from the coding sequence GTGATTACCCGACTCGTAGCGACAAGCTTCATCGTTGCCATGCTTGGGTTCGTGGTTGCGGTACCGGCCAGTGCGGAGCCGAGAGAGATGGCCCCGCAGTCATATTCGCGGACAACCCGGGATGGCTGGCAACTGCAGATCAGACTCGACAATGAACGGGTGAACGTGGTTCCCAACCTGGCCGCCGCAACCAACTCGCGCGAGGCATTCATCACTTTGTCGGGCACCGCGACGGCGTCCGGTGGCACCAACCCCATTACCGACAGCCTCTTCGTCATCGGATATCAGCTCGGTTGCCAGTCGGATGTGTCCTCGGGCTTGCAGCTTGGTGGATCGGCGGGTATCGCACCGTCGGTGAGCCTTGGCGTGGCACCCACACCGTCGGTGGGAGTAGGAGGCAGCGCGGGAGTCAGCGGTTTTGTTCAAACCGTCGTGCAGCCGGGTGTCATCGTGAATCTCCCGATGGCCAATATGGTTCTCTCCCACGGCGGTACGGGCGCGCTCGATTTAGACAACGTGCATGTGAAGGCAGATGCCTGTGGTGGTGACGTGACGATCCGCTCCTTCGCCTCGCTGCGGGCGTCGACCGAGACCGGTCACACCGAGTTCGCAATCTACGGCGATCCGATCAAGATCTGA
- a CDS encoding NADPH-dependent 2,4-dienoyl-CoA reductase, translating to MSNAYPTLLSPLDLGFTTLKNRVVMGSMHAGLEDFPWDTPALAAYFAERAKGGVGMIITGGYAINRAAWLKPLAGKLTTSLEAYRHRIVTNAVHKNGGKIIVQLLHAGRYGYHPFSVSASSKKSPITPFKPRKLSTKGVWQTIEDWAHSAKMAKKAGYDGVEIMGSEGYFINQFLAPYTNDRTDEFGGSPKNRRRLAVEVVKAVRKAVGPEFIICYRLSMADYVPDGQTWDEIVALAKEIEAAGATIINTGIGWHEARVPTIVTSVPQNAFVDLSNKIAQEVHIPVMASNRINMPQSAEQILNDGQVQLISMARPLLADPDWVKKASADHADEINTCIACNQACLDHSFVNKKASCLLNPRAGNETTLKLLPTRHAKKIAVVGAGPAGLAAAVTAAGRGHKVVLFEANSEIGGQFDMARKIPGKEEFNETIRYYTTMLKKYGVTVLLNKKVDAQELIAGKFDDVILATGVKPRVPAIPGIDHPMVLSYPEVIKQIKPVGKRVAVVGAGGIGFDVSEFLTIDESPTLNLKEWRAEWGISEEHDSRGSLTKPIPAPAVREVYLCQRKKGSLGKGLGKTTGWVHRASLKAKKVTELAGVNYERIDDAGLHISFGEERKDPRVLEVDNVVICAGQESVRDLDDVLKEAGVEAHVIGGAALAGELDAKRAIKQGTELAAKL from the coding sequence ATGAGTAATGCATATCCAACCCTGTTATCCCCCTTGGACCTTGGCTTCACAACGCTGAAGAACCGAGTCGTCATGGGCTCCATGCACGCGGGACTTGAGGACTTCCCCTGGGACACGCCTGCCCTGGCGGCCTACTTCGCCGAGCGCGCCAAGGGCGGTGTCGGCATGATCATCACCGGCGGATACGCCATCAACCGTGCCGCCTGGCTCAAGCCGCTGGCCGGAAAGCTCACCACTTCCCTTGAGGCATACCGGCATCGCATTGTCACGAACGCGGTGCACAAGAACGGCGGCAAGATCATCGTCCAGCTCCTGCATGCGGGTCGCTACGGATATCACCCATTCTCGGTGAGCGCGTCGAGCAAGAAGTCCCCCATCACGCCGTTCAAGCCACGCAAGCTCAGCACCAAGGGTGTCTGGCAGACGATCGAAGACTGGGCACACAGCGCCAAGATGGCCAAGAAGGCCGGTTACGACGGCGTCGAAATCATGGGTAGCGAAGGCTATTTCATCAACCAGTTCCTCGCGCCCTACACCAACGATCGCACCGACGAGTTCGGCGGCAGCCCGAAAAACCGGCGCAGACTCGCCGTCGAGGTGGTCAAGGCCGTCCGCAAAGCGGTCGGACCGGAGTTCATCATCTGCTATCGGCTGTCCATGGCCGACTATGTGCCCGATGGCCAGACCTGGGATGAGATCGTGGCGCTGGCCAAGGAGATCGAGGCTGCCGGTGCGACGATCATCAACACCGGCATCGGCTGGCATGAGGCGCGGGTGCCCACCATCGTCACTTCGGTGCCACAGAACGCGTTCGTGGATCTTTCCAACAAGATCGCTCAAGAGGTTCACATCCCGGTAATGGCATCCAACCGGATCAACATGCCGCAGTCCGCCGAGCAGATCCTCAACGACGGCCAGGTGCAGTTGATTTCGATGGCCAGGCCGCTGCTGGCCGACCCCGATTGGGTCAAGAAGGCCTCGGCCGATCACGCCGATGAGATCAACACCTGCATCGCCTGCAATCAGGCCTGCCTGGATCACTCGTTTGTGAACAAGAAGGCTAGCTGCCTGCTGAACCCGCGTGCCGGTAACGAGACGACGCTCAAGCTGCTGCCGACCCGGCACGCCAAGAAGATCGCCGTCGTCGGCGCGGGCCCGGCCGGGCTGGCGGCCGCAGTCACCGCGGCCGGACGCGGACACAAGGTGGTGCTGTTCGAGGCCAACTCCGAGATCGGCGGCCAGTTCGATATGGCCCGTAAGATTCCCGGCAAGGAAGAGTTCAACGAGACCATCCGCTACTACACGACGATGCTCAAGAAGTACGGCGTCACAGTGCTTTTGAATAAGAAGGTGGATGCGCAGGAGCTGATCGCCGGCAAGTTCGACGACGTCATCCTGGCCACCGGGGTCAAGCCCCGGGTTCCGGCCATCCCCGGCATCGACCACCCGATGGTGCTCTCTTACCCGGAGGTCATCAAGCAGATCAAGCCCGTCGGTAAGCGTGTGGCGGTGGTCGGCGCCGGCGGTATCGGCTTCGATGTGTCCGAATTCCTGACGATCGATGAGTCACCGACGCTGAACCTCAAGGAGTGGCGGGCCGAGTGGGGCATCTCCGAGGAGCACGACTCCCGCGGTTCGCTCACGAAACCCATTCCTGCTCCGGCGGTTCGCGAGGTCTACCTGTGCCAGCGCAAGAAGGGATCGCTGGGCAAGGGGCTAGGCAAGACCACCGGCTGGGTGCACCGCGCATCGCTCAAGGCCAAGAAGGTGACCGAGCTGGCAGGGGTCAACTACGAGCGGATCGACGATGCCGGGCTGCACATCAGTTTCGGTGAGGAACGCAAAGATCCACGGGTGCTCGAGGTCGACAACGTGGTGATCTGCGCGGGCCAGGAATCGGTGCGCGACCTCGACGATGTGTTGAAGGAAGCCGGGGTCGAAGCCCACGTGATCGGCGGCGCTGCGCTGGCCGGCGAGCTGGACGCCAAGCGTGCGATCAAGCAGGGCACCGAGCTGGCCGCGAAGCTGTAG
- a CDS encoding PadR family transcriptional regulator: MALTHAILLSLAEQNGSGYELTSRFDRSIGYFYSATHQQIYRTLRRMEDDSWLRCTVVDQEGRPAKKVYDVAELGYRELSRWVNSSEGTDMRDLALKVRAGTYGDIDMVVEHIRVQRDTHLVMLDNYREMEKRQFPAPDQLTGAALHQYLVLRGGVRMEEGFTDWCDEMITSLSTARTESENHE, from the coding sequence GTGGCACTCACCCACGCGATCCTGTTGTCCCTGGCCGAGCAGAACGGGTCAGGTTACGAGCTCACGAGCCGATTCGACCGGTCGATCGGCTACTTCTACAGCGCCACCCACCAGCAGATCTATCGCACGCTGCGCCGCATGGAGGACGACAGCTGGCTGCGCTGCACTGTCGTCGACCAAGAAGGACGGCCCGCGAAGAAGGTCTACGACGTCGCCGAGCTCGGCTATCGCGAGTTGTCCCGGTGGGTCAACAGCTCCGAGGGCACCGACATGCGCGATCTGGCCCTCAAGGTTCGCGCGGGCACCTACGGCGACATCGACATGGTGGTCGAACACATCCGCGTGCAACGCGACACGCACCTCGTCATGCTCGACAACTACCGCGAAATGGAAAAACGCCAGTTTCCCGCTCCGGACCAGCTCACCGGCGCGGCCCTGCACCAATATCTCGTCCTACGCGGCGGTGTCCGCATGGAAGAGGGATTCACCGATTGGTGCGACGAAATGATCACTTCCTTGTCCACAGCCCGGACTGAAAGCGAGAATCATGAGTAA
- the fdxA gene encoding ferredoxin, producing the protein MTYTIAEPCVDVMDKACIEECPVDCIYEGGRMLYIHPDECVDCGACEPVCPVEAIFYEDDVPDQWTGYIQGNADFFVDLGSPGGAAKVGKTDYDPPSVKELPPMGEGH; encoded by the coding sequence GTGACCTACACGATCGCGGAACCGTGCGTCGACGTTATGGATAAGGCATGCATTGAGGAATGCCCCGTCGACTGCATCTACGAGGGTGGGCGCATGCTCTATATCCACCCCGACGAATGTGTCGACTGCGGTGCTTGCGAACCGGTGTGCCCCGTGGAGGCCATCTTCTATGAGGACGATGTGCCGGATCAGTGGACGGGCTATATCCAGGGCAACGCCGATTTCTTCGTAGACCTGGGCTCGCCCGGTGGTGCCGCGAAGGTGGGCAAGACCGATTACGACCCGCCGTCAGTCAAGGAACTCCCGCCCATGGGTGAGGGACACTGA
- the dapC gene encoding succinyldiaminopimelate transaminase — protein sequence MRVSSVSSRLPEFPWDTIAAAKATAAAHPEGIVDLSVGTPVDSVAPVIRDALAAASDLPGYPATAGTPALRQAIRDAVSRRYGVVPLADDAVLPVIGTKELIAWLPTLLGLGSDDLIVIPELAYPTYEVGARLAGVPTVRADSLTQLGPQHPALIYLNSPSNPTGAVLPVEHLRKVVEWARERGALVVSDECYLGLGWDAEPVSVLDARVCDGDTTGLLAVHSLSKTSSLAGYRAGFVLGDASVVGELLAVRKHAGMMVPGPVQAAMTAALNEDEHQRDQRARYQIRRDKLSKALIGNGFRIDHSEAGLYLWSTRGDSCDDALAYLAQRGILVAPGRFYGPRGKEHVRVALTATDERIDAAIARLAD from the coding sequence CTGCGGGTCTCGTCTGTCTCGTCCCGGCTTCCGGAGTTTCCATGGGACACCATCGCCGCTGCGAAGGCGACCGCTGCGGCGCACCCCGAAGGGATTGTCGACCTTTCCGTCGGCACCCCCGTGGACAGTGTGGCCCCGGTCATCCGCGACGCATTGGCCGCGGCCAGCGACCTTCCCGGATATCCGGCGACCGCCGGTACGCCGGCGTTGCGCCAGGCAATCCGCGACGCGGTATCGCGGCGATACGGCGTGGTGCCGCTGGCCGACGACGCCGTGCTGCCGGTCATCGGCACCAAGGAACTCATCGCGTGGCTGCCGACCCTACTCGGGCTGGGCAGCGACGACCTGATCGTCATCCCCGAGTTGGCGTATCCCACCTATGAAGTGGGCGCCCGGCTGGCCGGTGTGCCCACGGTCCGCGCGGACTCGTTGACTCAACTGGGTCCGCAGCATCCCGCCCTGATCTACCTCAACTCGCCCAGCAATCCCACCGGCGCGGTGCTGCCGGTGGAGCATCTGCGCAAGGTTGTCGAGTGGGCGCGTGAGCGCGGCGCCCTCGTGGTGTCCGATGAGTGCTACCTCGGCCTCGGATGGGACGCCGAGCCGGTCTCGGTTCTCGATGCACGGGTCTGCGATGGTGACACCACCGGATTGTTGGCCGTGCACTCGCTATCCAAGACCTCATCGCTGGCGGGCTACCGGGCCGGATTCGTGCTGGGCGACGCATCGGTGGTCGGCGAGTTGCTTGCGGTGCGCAAGCATGCCGGGATGATGGTGCCGGGGCCGGTGCAGGCGGCGATGACCGCGGCGCTGAACGAGGACGAGCATCAGCGTGATCAGCGCGCCCGCTACCAGATTCGCCGCGACAAGCTTTCGAAGGCGTTGATCGGCAACGGATTCCGGATCGACCACTCCGAGGCCGGCTTGTATCTGTGGTCGACGCGGGGTGATTCCTGTGACGACGCGCTGGCGTACCTGGCCCAGCGCGGGATTCTGGTGGCGCCGGGACGGTTCTACGGCCCCCGCGGCAAGGAACATGTGCGGGTGGCCCTCACCGCGACCGATGAGCGGATCGA